GTAATTAATGGGGTCATTAGGGAAGGGCTAATTGGGGTTAATTAATGGGGGTGCTCATTAAAGCACTAACGAAGGAGttaaccctccccccccccccagtgagCTCACCCAGATCATTGCGGACGTGTCCCAGGACCCCACATTGCCCCGAACTGAGGATCACCCCTGCCAGAAGTGAGGCCACAGGGGGGGTCATGGGGACCCCCTTAATGCCCCCCCATGCCCTTAAtgccccctccatccccttagtgccccccccatccccttaaTGCCCCCCATCTCCCTTAatgcccccccatccccttaatgccccccccattcccttaatgcccccccaaccccttaatgcccccccatccccttaaTGCCCCCATCCCTTTAatgccccccccaaccccttagtgcccccccatccccttaatgcccccccatccccttaatgcccccccatccccttaatgccccccatccccttaatgcccccccctccccattgcccccccatccccttaaTGCCCCCCGTCCCCTTAGTGCCCCCCCGTCCCCTTAGTGCCCCCCCGTCCCCTTAGTGCCCCCCCGTCCCCTTAgtgtccccccatccccttaATGCCCCCATCCCCTTaatgccccccccatccccttaaTGCCCCCCATCCCCTTAGTGCCCCCCCCGTCCCCTTagtgtcccccccatccccttaatgcccccatccccattgtcccccccatccccttgtTGCCCCCATCCCCTTTTATCcccccttgccccccccccatcccatttaTGCCCCCCCATAGATGCGGCCACAAAGAAGCCGTTTTCTTCCAGTCCCACAGCGCCAGAGCTGAGGTGAgaccccccctgaccccccaaactgccccatatccccctttaccccccccatatccccctttaccccccccatatccccctttaccccccatatccccctttaccccccccataacccctttgtgtcccccccataacccctttgtgtccccccccataacccctttatgtccccccccatatccccctttaccccccccataacccctttGTGttcccccccataacccctttACCCCCCCATAACCCTTTTATgtccccccccataacccctttatgtcccccccataacccctttatgtcccccccataacccctttgtgtccccccccataacccctttatgccccccccataacccctttacccccccccataacccctttATGTCCCCCCCAGGATGCCATGAGGCTCTACTATGTCTGCACTGCGCCCCACTGCGGCCACCGCTGGACCGAgtgaccccaaaccccccattGGGGCTGTCACCCCAAAACCTCctgtaccccccccccccccccccagcgctgGGGGTTGTTTTGGTGACAATAACGGCTGTTTTGGGCAAAAAAGGGTCCTGGTGGTTCTGGGGGGACCTAAATCAGAGCCCTGGGACCCCTAAATGTGCCGGGGGGGACCAAATGCATTGGTggatatggggctgggatccAGGTGCAGCCCAACTGAGGCCTCCAAAACGGGTCAGAGTTGGAGAATTCCCTAAAATCCCACCAAAAATGGGTCAAAATAGGAAAATTCCCAAAAAATCACACCCAAAATGGTTCAAAGTTGGAGAATTCCCTCAAATTCCACCCAAAATAGTTCAAAGTTGGAGAATTCCCTAAAATCCCACAGAAAATGGTTCAAAGTTGGAGAATTCCCTCAAATTCCACCCAAAATAGTTCAAATTTGCAGAATTCCCTAAAATCCCACTCAAAATAGTTCAAAGTTGGAGAATTCCCTAAAATCCCACTAAAAATAGTTCAAAGTTGGAGAATTCCCTAAAAAATCCCACCCCAAAATGGTTCAAAACTGGAAAATCCCAGGATTATCCCACCCAAGCTCTCCAGCACTGCTTCCACTATGGATATGGGGCTGGAATCCAGGTGGGACAGACCGTGCTGTGGTAGGAGATCTGCATCCCTATTCCCAAAAGCAGGAATTGTGTGTTGGGATCAAGCCCATCATGGAGGAGGtggaagggatggggggggtcccattcCCAGCCTGTTCCCAGCAGCCTATGGGCACATCCCAGTGGATCCATATGGGATCAAACCGGCAACGGGATAACAGCATTAATAACGTTGGGAACAACGGGATAACGGCGTTAATAGCGTTGGGAACAACGGGATAAGAACGT
The window above is part of the Melopsittacus undulatus isolate bMelUnd1 chromosome 24, bMelUnd1.mat.Z, whole genome shotgun sequence genome. Proteins encoded here:
- the LOC117437629 gene encoding DNA-directed RNA polymerase II subunit RPB9 isoform X2, with translation MRGAAMETDGAYEPGNNMLYPKEDKENRILLYACRNCDYQQEADNSCIYVNKITHEVDELTQIIADVSQDPTLPRTEDHPCQKCGHKEAVFFQSHSARAEDAMRLYYVCTAPHCGHRWTE